In a single window of the Halomicroarcula saliterrae genome:
- a CDS encoding DUF2391 family protein — protein sequence MSDGPPPGKDGIGELFDELEELEDIVDGEDEKRQVREAMRAATEAQDGEPAVFGRVIWGFDREDFAEAVLGSLLFGIPMAVESGTRDAGLHIAQHPLYFLGTLATAVAIVVGILYVADFQDVRVAHRILGVVPRRLAGVTTTALFTSVALLTAWGMVEWSTDPQHVWESLCICSVAFVPMSIGAALGDILPGS from the coding sequence ATGAGTGACGGGCCACCGCCCGGAAAGGATGGTATCGGGGAGCTGTTCGACGAACTGGAGGAACTGGAAGACATCGTCGACGGCGAGGACGAGAAGCGACAGGTCCGCGAGGCGATGCGGGCCGCGACGGAGGCACAGGACGGCGAGCCTGCGGTCTTCGGACGCGTCATCTGGGGGTTCGACCGCGAGGACTTCGCCGAGGCGGTGCTCGGCTCGCTGCTGTTTGGCATCCCGATGGCCGTCGAGAGCGGGACGCGCGACGCCGGACTCCACATCGCCCAGCACCCGCTGTATTTCCTCGGGACGCTCGCGACGGCGGTCGCGATAGTGGTCGGCATCCTCTACGTCGCCGACTTCCAGGACGTGCGCGTGGCCCACCGTATCCTCGGCGTCGTCCCGCGCCGGCTGGCCGGCGTGACGACGACGGCGCTGTTCACCTCGGTCGCGCTGTTGACCGCCTGGGGGATGGTCGAGTGGTCGACCGACCCACAGCACGTCTGGGAGTCGCTCTGTATCTGCAGCGTGGCGTTCGTCCCGATGTCTATCGGGGCGGCGCTGGGCGATATCCTCCCCGGGAGCTAG
- a CDS encoding HVO_2753 family zinc finger protein codes for MSESQQKRAQKCVSCGINIATTNAAAFKCPDCGQQIYRCSKCRKQSNLYKCPDCGFTGP; via the coding sequence ATGAGCGAGAGCCAGCAGAAACGAGCGCAGAAATGCGTCTCGTGTGGCATCAACATCGCCACGACGAACGCGGCCGCGTTCAAGTGTCCGGACTGCGGACAGCAGATCTACCGCTGTTCGAAGTGTCGCAAACAGAGCAACCTCTACAAGTGCCCCGACTGCGGGTTCACGGGACCATAA
- a CDS encoding elongation factor 1-beta, whose protein sequence is MGKVAAKIKIMPQSPEVDLDALQDRLEGALPEGAKIKGFERDDVAFGLVALFPTVIIPDEAGGTDAVEDAFADVDGVESVDVDTVGRL, encoded by the coding sequence ATGGGGAAAGTAGCAGCCAAAATCAAGATCATGCCGCAGAGCCCGGAAGTCGACCTCGACGCGCTCCAGGACCGTCTGGAGGGGGCGCTTCCCGAAGGAGCGAAGATCAAGGGATTCGAGCGCGACGACGTGGCCTTCGGCCTCGTCGCGCTGTTCCCGACGGTCATCATCCCCGACGAAGCCGGCGGCACGGACGCCGTCGAGGACGCCTTCGCCGACGTCGACGGCGTCGAATCCGTCGATGTAGACACTGTCGGCCGTCTGTAA
- a CDS encoding 50S ribosomal protein L21e: MPSSNGPLEGTRNKLKNKPRNRGTSPPQRAVEQYEVDEKVHLKIDPSVPEGRFHPRFDGQTGTVTGEQGAAYKVEIVDGGKTKTVIVKPAHLRRQEN; the protein is encoded by the coding sequence ATGCCTAGTTCGAACGGCCCCCTCGAAGGAACACGGAACAAGCTGAAAAACAAGCCACGCAACCGCGGCACGTCGCCGCCCCAGCGCGCCGTCGAGCAGTACGAGGTCGACGAGAAAGTCCACCTGAAAATCGACCCCTCGGTCCCCGAAGGCCGATTCCACCCGCGGTTCGACGGCCAGACCGGCACTGTCACCGGCGAACAGGGCGCGGCCTACAAGGTCGAAATCGTCGACGGCGGCAAGACCAAGACGGTCATCGTCAAGCCGGCACATCTCCGCCGTCAAGAGAACTGA
- a CDS encoding RNA polymerase Rpb4 family protein, which translates to MTIFKEKISEEYLTTAETKEILADLEMERAADEDREMRYELKRSIEHVNHFAMLDVEESLEFVDELQDLEKVDEATAYKIANLRPLDRDELRAIYAQERYSLSGDELDAILAVVKQYA; encoded by the coding sequence ATGACGATCTTCAAAGAGAAGATCTCGGAGGAGTATCTCACCACCGCCGAGACCAAGGAGATACTGGCGGACCTGGAGATGGAGCGTGCGGCCGACGAGGACCGCGAGATGCGCTACGAGCTCAAGCGCTCTATCGAGCACGTCAACCACTTCGCCATGCTGGACGTCGAGGAGTCCCTGGAGTTCGTCGACGAACTGCAGGACCTCGAGAAGGTCGACGAGGCGACCGCTTACAAGATCGCGAATCTGCGGCCGCTCGACCGCGACGAGCTGCGTGCCATCTATGCACAGGAGCGGTACTCGCTGTCGGGCGACGAACTGGACGCCATTCTCGCCGTCGTCAAGCAGTACGCCTAA
- a CDS encoding DUF655 domain-containing protein, which translates to MSSTESGGEDLVAAVLDVLPHGRSDDDRPQHQKEPLAYALGVDEFHIYELSLDEDDDIAFGDRIDLTEFGRLTEVAFEDLPSGARQELEYAVEEIVEADERRFVDFYNDAQPITLRLHQLNLLPGIGKKLRNTILDERKRKPFESFEDLEERVNGLHNPREVLVERIQEELRDDDLKYRIFVRRSEQGEET; encoded by the coding sequence ATGAGCAGCACCGAGAGCGGTGGTGAGGATTTGGTCGCGGCAGTGCTCGACGTTCTCCCGCACGGCCGGAGCGACGACGACCGCCCGCAACACCAGAAAGAGCCGCTCGCGTACGCCCTCGGAGTCGACGAGTTCCACATCTACGAGCTCTCGCTCGACGAGGACGACGACATCGCCTTCGGCGACCGCATCGACCTCACGGAGTTCGGTCGGTTGACCGAGGTGGCGTTCGAGGACCTGCCAAGCGGTGCCCGGCAGGAACTGGAGTACGCCGTCGAGGAAATCGTCGAGGCCGACGAACGGCGGTTCGTCGACTTCTACAACGACGCCCAGCCGATTACGCTGCGACTCCACCAGCTGAACCTCTTGCCGGGTATCGGGAAGAAGCTCCGCAACACCATCCTCGACGAGCGCAAGCGAAAACCGTTCGAGAGCTTCGAGGACCTCGAAGAACGGGTCAACGGGCTCCACAACCCGAGGGAAGTGCTCGTCGAACGTATCCAGGAGGAGCTGCGGGACGACGACCTGAAGTATCGGATCTTCGTGCGACGGAGTGAGCAGGGCGAGGAGACCTGA
- a CDS encoding 16S ribosomal RNA methyltransferase A yields the protein MTEYGNRDPDALVRRAGKRADTRQDQHFLVDDRVLDRIPSHAEGMDLRHVLEIGGGPGALTDRLLAVAGRVTVVERDPDFAAHLREEFADAVAADRLTVVEGDALDVDLPDFTASVSNLPYGASSEIAFRLLPEGKPMVLMFQQEFAERMAADPATDDYGRLSVTAGHYADAEIVETVPRGAFDPQPRVTSALVRTTPREPDYEVPSDEFFMAFLKAVFTQRRKTMRNAVRNTAHISGLRDPDAVVAAADESLMSARAGKLTPADFADLATLSYEVGEPEHGDD from the coding sequence ATGACCGAGTATGGGAACCGCGACCCGGACGCGCTCGTCCGACGGGCGGGCAAGCGGGCCGACACCAGACAGGACCAGCATTTCCTGGTCGACGACCGCGTGCTCGACCGGATTCCGAGCCACGCCGAGGGGATGGACCTGCGCCACGTGCTCGAAATCGGCGGGGGGCCGGGCGCGCTCACCGACCGGCTGCTGGCCGTCGCCGGCCGGGTGACCGTCGTCGAGCGGGACCCCGACTTCGCGGCGCACCTGCGCGAGGAGTTCGCCGACGCCGTCGCCGCCGACCGGCTGACCGTCGTCGAGGGCGACGCGCTCGACGTCGACCTCCCCGACTTCACCGCGAGCGTCTCGAACCTCCCCTACGGCGCCTCCTCGGAAATCGCCTTTCGCCTCCTCCCCGAGGGGAAGCCGATGGTCCTCATGTTCCAGCAGGAGTTCGCCGAGCGGATGGCCGCCGACCCGGCGACTGACGACTACGGCCGGCTGTCGGTGACGGCGGGTCACTACGCCGACGCGGAAATCGTCGAGACCGTTCCACGCGGTGCCTTCGACCCCCAGCCCCGCGTCACGAGCGCGCTGGTTCGGACCACGCCTCGCGAGCCGGACTACGAGGTCCCCAGCGACGAGTTCTTCATGGCCTTCCTGAAAGCGGTGTTCACCCAGCGACGGAAGACGATGCGCAACGCCGTTCGCAACACGGCCCACATCTCCGGGCTGAGGGACCCGGACGCCGTCGTCGCCGCCGCCGACGAGTCCCTGATGAGCGCCCGTGCCGGCAAGCTCACGCCGGCCGATTTCGCGGACCTCGCGACGCTCTCCTACGAGGTTGGCGAGCCGGAGCACGGCGATGACTGA
- a CDS encoding HemK2/MTQ2 family protein methyltransferase — translation MTEEDADSGRPALADERGVESVYQPAEDSDLLARTADERVTEGDRVLDVGTGSGYVAAVVAEAGAEAVGVDLSPLACREAADNGVPVVRGDLVAPFRDAAFDLVAFNPPYLPTPAEAEWDDWMEHALSGGEDGRRLVDPFLESVGRVLAPGGEALLLVSSLTAPDAVRAYARERGLASEVLATEKHPYEELVVLRFSES, via the coding sequence ATGACTGAGGAGGACGCGGATAGCGGTCGCCCGGCGCTGGCCGACGAGCGCGGCGTCGAATCGGTGTACCAGCCGGCCGAGGACTCGGACCTGCTGGCCCGGACGGCCGACGAGCGCGTGACCGAGGGCGACCGGGTGCTCGACGTGGGAACCGGGTCGGGCTACGTCGCCGCGGTGGTGGCCGAGGCGGGCGCCGAGGCAGTCGGCGTCGACCTGAGTCCGCTGGCCTGCCGGGAGGCCGCCGATAACGGTGTTCCGGTCGTCCGCGGTGACCTCGTCGCTCCGTTCCGGGACGCCGCGTTCGACCTCGTGGCGTTCAATCCGCCCTACCTCCCGACGCCGGCAGAGGCGGAGTGGGACGACTGGATGGAACACGCGCTGTCGGGCGGCGAGGACGGCCGCCGGCTCGTCGATCCGTTTCTGGAATCGGTCGGTCGGGTCCTCGCGCCCGGCGGCGAGGCGCTTTTGCTGGTGAGCAGTCTCACCGCCCCCGACGCAGTTCGCGCGTACGCCCGCGAGCGGGGGCTCGCCAGCGAGGTGCTTGCTACCGAGAAACACCCTTACGAGGAGCTCGTCGTCTTGCGGTTCTCCGAATCGTAA
- a CDS encoding 5-methyltetrahydropteroyltriglutamate--homocysteine methyltransferase: MPEIVATTPGLFPLPDWAKDELSHLKGHQKTDLISGDEGEAILDAYDRARSEVVDVQTDAGLDRVSEGQLRWDDMLAHPLAVHDSVETRGIVRYYDNNNFYREPVVTDDLTADGDVAAELDAAAELVDSGLQAVLPGPYSLADLATDEHYGDDAAFLDAVAEFLVGEVEQFPDVETLFLLEPSLVETPPGDGADERASEAIDAVATAIDAEVVTHTYWGPIEEKTYAHLMDADVDAIGFDLVADHDKNVYNVQEYGTKDAVALGLVDGQNTRVESPETIRDRIDWFEQQTNTVYDTVYATTNTETFYLPVNKFEDKIRSLANAATLEAPEADQ, translated from the coding sequence ATGCCAGAGATAGTTGCGACGACACCTGGCCTGTTTCCGCTTCCGGACTGGGCCAAGGACGAGCTGTCCCACCTGAAAGGACACCAGAAGACCGATCTCATCAGCGGCGACGAGGGCGAGGCGATTCTCGACGCCTACGACCGCGCCCGAAGCGAGGTCGTCGACGTACAGACCGACGCCGGCCTCGACCGCGTCAGCGAGGGCCAACTGCGCTGGGACGATATGCTCGCGCACCCGCTCGCTGTCCACGACAGCGTGGAGACCCGCGGCATCGTCCGGTACTACGACAACAACAACTTCTACCGAGAGCCGGTCGTCACGGACGACCTGACCGCCGACGGCGACGTCGCGGCCGAACTCGACGCCGCCGCCGAGCTGGTCGACTCCGGCCTGCAGGCCGTCCTGCCGGGCCCCTACTCGCTCGCGGACCTCGCGACCGACGAACACTACGGCGACGACGCCGCGTTCCTCGACGCCGTCGCGGAGTTCCTCGTCGGCGAGGTCGAGCAGTTCCCCGACGTGGAGACGCTGTTCCTGCTGGAGCCGTCGCTCGTCGAGACGCCGCCCGGAGACGGCGCGGACGAGCGCGCCAGCGAGGCCATCGACGCCGTCGCCACGGCCATCGACGCCGAGGTCGTCACCCACACCTACTGGGGCCCCATCGAGGAGAAGACCTACGCGCACCTGATGGACGCAGACGTCGACGCCATCGGCTTCGACCTCGTGGCCGACCACGACAAGAACGTCTACAACGTACAGGAGTACGGCACGAAGGACGCTGTCGCACTGGGCCTCGTCGACGGCCAGAACACCCGCGTCGAGTCGCCCGAGACCATCCGCGACCGCATCGACTGGTTCGAACAGCAGACGAACACGGTCTACGACACCGTCTACGCGACCACGAACACCGAGACGTTCTACCTGCCGGTCAACAAGTTCGAGGACAAGATTCGCTCGCTGGCCAACGCCGCGACCCTGGAAGCCCCGGAGGCAGACCAATGA
- a CDS encoding methionine synthase, whose amino-acid sequence MTGPREQFRPEDHDNDHFLLTTVVGSYPKPKWHDRAREMFEDDEANFGTKEWEESKDDASRLITHEHERCGIDVVCDGEMRRNEMVEYFAHRIDGYEFNGPVKVWGHNYFDKPSVADEVEYGEQWLVEEFEFTDEVAERPVKVPITGPYTLARWSFNEVYDSEEQLAYELAELVNEEIEALVEAGARYIQIDEPALATTPDDHAIVGECLERIVADIPDDVRLGLHVCYGDYSRIYPEILDYPVHEYDLELANGNYEQLDVFKDDEFTKDFAMGVLDAHTAEAESVEEIKANIKKGLEVVPPERLTVSPDCGIKLLPREVAQQKLANMVTAAREIESELDAGEIDVVADSGAEASADD is encoded by the coding sequence ATGACAGGACCACGAGAGCAGTTCCGACCCGAGGACCACGACAACGACCACTTCCTGCTGACGACCGTCGTCGGCTCCTACCCCAAGCCCAAGTGGCACGACCGCGCCCGCGAGATGTTCGAGGACGACGAGGCCAACTTCGGCACGAAGGAGTGGGAAGAGTCGAAAGACGACGCCTCGCGGCTCATCACCCACGAGCACGAGCGCTGTGGCATCGACGTCGTCTGTGACGGCGAGATGCGCCGCAACGAGATGGTCGAGTACTTCGCCCACCGCATCGACGGCTACGAGTTCAACGGCCCCGTGAAGGTGTGGGGCCACAACTACTTCGACAAGCCAAGCGTCGCCGACGAGGTCGAGTACGGCGAACAGTGGCTCGTCGAGGAGTTCGAGTTCACCGACGAGGTCGCCGAGCGACCCGTCAAGGTCCCCATCACGGGGCCGTACACGCTGGCCCGCTGGTCGTTCAACGAGGTCTACGACAGCGAGGAACAGCTGGCCTACGAGCTGGCCGAGCTGGTCAACGAGGAGATAGAGGCCCTCGTCGAGGCGGGCGCCCGCTACATCCAGATCGACGAGCCCGCGCTGGCGACGACGCCGGACGACCACGCCATCGTCGGCGAGTGTCTCGAACGCATCGTCGCGGACATCCCCGACGACGTCCGTCTCGGGCTGCACGTCTGCTACGGCGACTACTCGCGCATCTACCCCGAGATTCTGGACTACCCGGTCCACGAGTACGACCTGGAACTGGCCAACGGCAACTACGAGCAACTCGACGTGTTCAAAGACGACGAGTTCACCAAGGACTTCGCGATGGGTGTCCTCGACGCCCACACGGCCGAAGCCGAATCCGTCGAGGAGATAAAGGCCAACATCAAGAAGGGGTTGGAGGTCGTTCCGCCCGAGCGCCTGACCGTCTCGCCCGACTGTGGAATCAAGCTCCTCCCCCGGGAGGTCGCCCAGCAGAAACTGGCGAACATGGTCACGGCCGCTCGCGAAATCGAGTCGGAACTCGACGCCGGCGAAATCGACGTCGTCGCGGACAGCGGTGCGGAAGCGAGCGCGGATGACTGA
- a CDS encoding HTH domain-containing protein, whose product MTDDTHLRAELYLRGDTYGTFDAQQQVLNRVNRLEANGVFTESMVAGEWQRIRTMAEDTRSGALATYEEFADWADRNGSSLEPAFEHRTRTYVGMDRVDEVVVFPVVSLAIYDEKRLQAVFPCADGEYVYTVGDALEAFERGDEAWLAQFDTVGVDRTEPWLDAGVEALP is encoded by the coding sequence ATGACCGACGATACACACCTTCGGGCGGAACTGTATCTCCGCGGGGACACGTACGGGACCTTCGATGCCCAGCAGCAGGTGTTGAACAGGGTCAACCGGCTCGAAGCCAACGGGGTCTTCACCGAGTCGATGGTGGCCGGCGAGTGGCAGCGAATCAGGACGATGGCCGAAGACACCCGCTCGGGGGCGCTGGCGACCTACGAGGAGTTCGCCGACTGGGCCGACCGCAACGGCTCGTCGCTGGAGCCGGCCTTCGAGCACCGCACGCGGACCTACGTCGGTATGGACCGCGTCGACGAGGTGGTCGTCTTCCCCGTCGTCTCGCTGGCTATCTACGACGAGAAACGCCTGCAAGCCGTCTTCCCCTGTGCCGACGGCGAGTACGTCTACACCGTCGGTGACGCGCTGGAAGCCTTCGAGCGCGGCGACGAAGCGTGGCTGGCCCAGTTCGATACGGTCGGGGTCGACCGGACCGAACCGTGGCTCGACGCCGGCGTCGAAGCGCTGCCCTAA
- a CDS encoding ABC transporter permease, with the protein MLEPFYRRFPAVLMARRNLTRTRMRSLLASLGIVIGVIAIASLGMFGVALQYSISENLGELGNQVTVSPNREADVQNLTERDVREIRRVAGAGVSVSPEKRRVEPISYDRSGNSSELVYGLEQPAEVYNATDGRIPEPFQSGVLVGEGVAEEHDLKPGNTIQVNGTSMRVRAVLESTGSFSQLNPENRIYLPVSSFEFRGYQQVYVTAQSGTQANQTAMDIRSALNEREERVNVQELGSVVDQVNQTFQVINTVLVGIASISLLVAGISILNVMLMSTVERREEIGVLRAVGYQKRDVLKVMLTEAALLGVVGGLVGVVLSFGAGLAINHYTVDDATAVFRLANAAYLAAAFGFAVMVSILSGLYPAWKAASEEPVEALRG; encoded by the coding sequence ATGCTTGAGCCGTTCTACCGCCGGTTCCCGGCGGTGCTGATGGCACGGCGGAATCTGACCCGGACCCGGATGCGGTCGCTGCTGGCCTCGCTGGGCATCGTCATCGGCGTCATCGCCATCGCTTCCCTGGGGATGTTCGGTGTCGCCCTGCAGTACTCCATCTCCGAGAACCTCGGTGAGCTCGGCAATCAGGTGACGGTCTCGCCGAACCGCGAGGCCGACGTCCAGAACCTGACCGAGCGGGACGTCCGGGAGATTCGGCGCGTGGCCGGAGCGGGGGTGAGCGTCTCGCCGGAGAAACGACGCGTAGAGCCCATCTCGTACGACCGCTCCGGGAACAGCAGCGAGCTAGTCTACGGGCTGGAACAGCCCGCCGAGGTGTACAACGCCACGGACGGCCGGATTCCGGAGCCCTTCCAGAGCGGCGTCCTCGTCGGTGAGGGCGTCGCCGAGGAGCACGACCTCAAGCCGGGCAACACCATTCAGGTCAACGGGACGTCGATGCGAGTCCGGGCCGTCCTCGAATCCACGGGCTCGTTCTCACAGCTCAACCCCGAGAACCGGATCTACCTGCCCGTGAGTTCCTTCGAGTTCCGGGGCTACCAGCAGGTGTACGTCACCGCACAGTCGGGGACACAGGCCAACCAGACGGCGATGGACATCCGGTCGGCGCTCAACGAACGTGAGGAGCGGGTCAACGTCCAGGAGCTCGGCTCCGTCGTCGACCAGGTGAACCAGACGTTCCAGGTCATCAACACTGTCCTCGTCGGCATCGCCTCCATATCCTTGCTCGTGGCCGGCATCTCGATTCTCAACGTCATGCTGATGTCGACCGTCGAGCGGCGCGAAGAGATCGGCGTCCTGCGGGCGGTCGGCTATCAGAAGCGGGACGTGCTGAAGGTGATGCTGACCGAGGCCGCGTTGCTCGGCGTCGTCGGCGGCCTCGTCGGAGTCGTGCTCAGTTTCGGCGCCGGCCTCGCTATCAATCACTACACGGTCGACGACGCGACCGCGGTGTTCCGTCTCGCCAACGCCGCCTATCTGGCCGCCGCGTTCGGCTTCGCCGTCATGGTCAGTATCCTCAGTGGACTCTACCCGGCGTGGAAAGCAGCGAGCGAAGAACCGGTCGAGGCGCTGCGGGGTTAG
- a CDS encoding ABC transporter ATP-binding protein yields the protein MTVIDARELVKRYRTGGQTLEALKGIDFSLESGEFVSIMGPSGSGKTTLLNILGLLATPTEGRVELNGRDVTDLGDRKRTRLRKRTIGFVFQHFYLLPTLTAAENVEIPRLFDRDPNRAARARELLTRVGLGDRLDHRPDQLSGGQKQRVAIARSLINDPTIVLADEPTGSLDRDTGRQILDEFQRIATEEDVAIVAVTHDELVNEYVDRTVHLVDGHVGREKVDA from the coding sequence ATGACCGTCATCGACGCACGGGAACTGGTCAAGCGATATCGGACCGGCGGCCAGACCCTGGAGGCGCTGAAAGGCATCGACTTCTCGCTCGAGAGCGGCGAGTTCGTCTCCATCATGGGACCGAGCGGGAGCGGGAAGACGACGCTGTTGAACATCCTCGGGCTGCTCGCGACGCCGACCGAGGGCCGCGTCGAACTGAACGGCCGGGACGTGACTGACCTCGGTGACCGCAAGCGGACCAGGCTCCGGAAGCGGACCATCGGCTTCGTCTTCCAGCACTTCTACCTGTTGCCGACGCTGACCGCCGCCGAGAACGTCGAAATCCCGCGGCTGTTCGACCGCGACCCCAACCGGGCGGCCCGCGCTCGGGAGCTGCTCACGCGCGTCGGCCTCGGTGACCGGCTCGACCACCGACCCGACCAGCTCTCGGGCGGGCAGAAACAGCGCGTCGCCATCGCGCGCTCGCTCATCAACGACCCGACCATCGTCCTCGCGGACGAGCCGACCGGCAGTCTGGACCGCGACACCGGCAGGCAGATTCTCGACGAGTTCCAGCGTATCGCCACCGAGGAGGACGTGGCTATCGTCGCCGTGACCCACGACGAGCTGGTCAACGAGTACGTCGACCGGACCGTCCATCTGGTCGATGGTCACGTCGGCCGGGAGAAGGTGGATGCTTGA
- a CDS encoding ribose 1,5-bisphosphate isomerase: protein MDRADLQPRVRDVAGAIETMETRGAANIADAAADALRAQADGSEAETAAALLAELRAVARLLLATRPTAVSLPNACRYVLRRTGGDSVEAVRASAVESVAEFRARLETAQRDLGQVGANRLRDGDTIMTHCHSTDALACVEAAVDDGKALTALVKETRPRKQGHITARELTELGVDVTMVVDSAARRYMNEVDHVLVGADAIAADGSVVNKIGTSGLAVVARERGTPVVVAAGTLKLDPATMTGNAVEIEMREESEVLDETEREAIGDISVENPAFDVTPPRYVDAIVTERGQFPPESIVTLMRELFGEGPTEPWQEP, encoded by the coding sequence ATGGACAGGGCCGACCTCCAGCCGCGGGTACGCGACGTGGCCGGAGCCATCGAGACGATGGAGACGCGAGGAGCCGCAAACATCGCCGACGCGGCGGCCGATGCACTCAGGGCACAGGCCGATGGGAGCGAGGCCGAGACGGCCGCGGCGCTACTGGCGGAGCTCCGGGCGGTCGCACGACTCCTGCTCGCGACGCGGCCGACGGCGGTCAGCCTCCCGAACGCCTGCCGGTACGTGTTGCGGCGGACCGGCGGCGACTCCGTCGAGGCGGTCCGGGCGAGCGCCGTCGAGAGCGTCGCGGAGTTCCGGGCCAGACTGGAGACGGCACAGCGCGACCTCGGCCAGGTCGGCGCCAACCGGCTCCGGGACGGCGACACCATCATGACCCACTGCCACTCGACCGACGCGCTGGCCTGCGTCGAGGCGGCCGTCGACGACGGGAAGGCGCTGACAGCTCTCGTCAAGGAGACCCGACCCCGAAAACAGGGCCACATCACCGCCCGCGAGCTGACCGAGCTCGGCGTCGACGTGACGATGGTCGTCGACAGCGCCGCCCGGCGGTACATGAACGAGGTGGACCACGTGCTGGTCGGCGCCGACGCCATCGCCGCCGACGGGAGTGTCGTGAACAAGATCGGCACCTCGGGACTGGCCGTCGTCGCCCGTGAGCGCGGGACACCCGTCGTGGTCGCCGCCGGGACGCTGAAGCTCGACCCGGCGACGATGACCGGTAACGCCGTCGAGATCGAGATGCGCGAGGAGAGCGAGGTGCTCGACGAGACGGAGCGAGAGGCCATCGGCGACATCTCGGTCGAGAACCCGGCCTTCGACGTGACGCCGCCACGCTACGTCGACGCCATCGTCACCGAGCGCGGCCAGTTTCCGCCCGAGAGCATCGTGACGCTGATGCGCGAGCTGTTCGGCGAGGGGCCGACCGAGCCCTGGCAGGAGCCATGA
- a CDS encoding carbohydrate kinase family protein: MSDEPLRVICAGHVNWDVTLQVDRLPEPDGEASIADQYQSGGGSASNVAVALAGLDASPLLLGSVGRDENGLLVRRELDSAGVETALVETDGETAVKYLVVDDSGELMMFGNEGANEAYAAADLSAAQLAGADHLHLTSQCPETAVELARAASEAGLTVSFDPGRRLADRDYAATIRNTDILFCNEREATVLRDEADAVDTLVVKQGSGGATAFDGDRDVAHPGFAVDPVDTTGAGDAFAAGFLVARADGDAIERALAVGNACGALAARTPGARVQIEWRDVDALLDIGPSEP; this comes from the coding sequence ATGAGCGACGAGCCGTTGCGCGTCATCTGTGCCGGCCACGTCAACTGGGACGTCACGCTGCAGGTCGACCGGCTCCCCGAGCCCGACGGCGAGGCCAGCATCGCCGACCAGTACCAGTCCGGCGGCGGGAGCGCGTCGAACGTGGCCGTGGCGCTCGCGGGACTGGACGCCAGCCCGCTCCTGCTCGGAAGCGTGGGCCGCGACGAGAACGGCCTGCTGGTGCGGCGCGAACTGGACAGCGCGGGCGTCGAAACGGCCCTCGTCGAGACCGACGGCGAGACGGCCGTCAAGTACCTCGTGGTCGACGATTCGGGCGAGCTGATGATGTTCGGGAACGAGGGGGCAAACGAGGCCTACGCCGCCGCGGACCTCTCGGCGGCCCAGCTCGCCGGTGCCGACCACCTCCACCTGACCAGCCAGTGCCCCGAGACGGCAGTCGAACTGGCCCGCGCCGCGTCCGAGGCGGGACTGACGGTGAGCTTCGACCCCGGTCGACGGCTCGCGGACCGGGACTACGCGGCGACCATCCGCAACACTGACATCCTGTTCTGTAACGAGCGCGAGGCGACTGTGCTCCGGGACGAAGCCGACGCGGTTGACACGCTGGTCGTCAAACAGGGCTCCGGCGGTGCGACGGCCTTCGACGGGGACCGGGACGTGGCCCATCCGGGATTCGCCGTCGACCCGGTGGACACGACGGGTGCCGGCGACGCGTTCGCCGCCGGATTTCTCGTGGCCCGCGCCGACGGCGACGCTATCGAGCGGGCGCTCGCAGTGGGCAACGCCTGTGGTGCGCTCGCGGCCCGGACGCCCGGCGCTCGGGTCCAGATAGAGTGGCGCGACGTGGACGCGCTCCTCGATATCGGCCCGAGTGAGCCGTGA